The segment CCGTGATCGCGCTGGGTTCAACCGTGGGATCGTTCTGACGCGCTGCGCGAAGGGTAGAATCCGCAGGTTCGCGACGCATCGTCGCATCGGAGAATTGCATGAAGCTTGAAACAATCGGATGGACGTTTGCAGGCGTCCTGCTCGCCGCCGCGGCGACTCCCGCGCTCGCGCAGTCGAGCGTCACCTACGGGCGCGTGACCGCCCTGCGCAACGTCACCGTCGACAGTTCGAACGCGCAGATGGGCGGTGCGCTCGTCGGAGGCACGGTCGGACTGGTCTCGGGACGCAATCGTTCGAGCAGCAACCAGGCGCTGCGCGGTGTCGGAGGCGTGTACGCGGGCCGGCGGATCGGCGGCGCGATGGGTTCGAGCCAGGCCATCGAGTACACGGTGCTCATGGGGAACGGTACGACGACCACGATCGTCTCGGACCAGACCGGCAAGCGCATCGGCGACTGCGTCGCGATCGAACGCGGTTCGTTCAACAACATTCGTCTCGCCGACGACGCGCGTTGCGCGCCTCCGGCGCGCCAGACCGCCGCGGCGCCCGCCCCGGCTCCTGCCGCCGCGCCCGCCGCGGCGGTCCGGGAAGCCAGCGCCTGCGACCAGGCGAAGGAGCAGTTGCTGCAGGCGAACACCGACGAGGAGTTCGACCGCGCGGAGCGGCGCATGCGCCTCCTGTGCGGCGAATGATCTGCCCGACTGATCCTGCCTGCGGCGCGCCCGAAGTTCGCGATCCGGTCAGCGCGCCGGGCGGATGCGCGGCGTCTGACCGGCGTCCGGCAGGAGTTTCGCGAGTTCCGCCCCGGCGAGCAGCGTGATGCGTTCCTTCGCCGCGAACGCGCGCGCCGGATCGGAGAGTTCGCCGCCGAGCACGTAGATCGCCTCGCGCGCATCGCGGGCCTCGCGCAGCGCGACGAGTTCCTCGAGCGGCGCGAGTCCGGTGCGCGCGGCCTTCCAGCGACGGCCGCTGACGACCGATCGGCGGCCCTCCTTCGCGATCTCGAAATCCGCGGCGGCGGCGTCGATCCGGCTCACCTCGTAGCCGTCGCGCCGGAACCCCTGCTGCAGCGCGTCGGCGAACGCGCTCCACGACATCGCGCGCACCGCGTCCAGCGTGGCCCCGACCCGCTTCGCCGAGGGCGCGCGCAGTTGCCGCGAGAGGGCGATGACGGCGATCACCAGGAACGGTGCGCCCGAGAAGAGGCCGACCGCCCGCCAGGTCGCGGGCAGGACGGCGAGGGCGAGCCCGCAAAGGCCCGCGACGATCGCCGCGCTGATCCACCACGGCGAGCGCAGCAGGATCGCGAAGAGCGAGTTCTCGTTCATCTTCCACTGCATGGCGTCTCGCGGGGTCGGAACCGGTGAACGCGGATGCTACCGCGCGCCCGCCAAGAGCGCGACGGCCGCGAAGAAGGTCAGGAACGCGAACGCGGTCGACACGAGGATGATGCGCGCGATGCGCCCGTTGTCGGCGCAAAACCGCTCCGCGAGCATCGCCACGTTGGACGCCGACGGCAGCGCGGCGACCAGCACGATCACGCCGAGCGCGAAACGGTCGAGCGGCACGCCGAGGTCGATCGCGCTCGAGCCGATCGCCAGCACCAGCAGCGGATGCACGACGAGTTTCAGCAGCGCCACCGGCACGAACTCGGCCCATGGCGTGGGACGATGCACCTCCATCTGCGAGCGCGCCAGCACCGCGCCGATCGTGAACAACGCCGCCGGCGACGCCGCGTCCGCCAGCAGCGCGACGGTCTGCATGACCGGCCCGGGCAGGACGACGCCCGAGGCGTAGACCGCAACGCCGGAGAGGATCGCCCACGGCAGCGGGTTGACGACCATGCCCTTCAGCGCCGCACGCAGCGCACCTCCGGAACCGCCGTCGCCGGCGCCGCCGAGTTGCGAGAGCGCGATGCAGACCGAGCTCGTGAACAGGAGGTCGATCAGGATCGTGGCCATCGCCGGGCCAGCCGCGGCCTCGCCCAGCAACGCGACGAGCAACGGCACGCCCATGTAGCCGGTGTTGGGGAACGCGGCGACCAGCGCCCCGAACGCCGCATCGTTCCAGCCGATCCGCGGCGAAATCGTCACCGCGACGGTGAACGCGACCATCACGGCGGCGCAGCCGAGGTACACCGCCGCGAGCCCGACCGTGAGGTCGCGCAGGATCGGCGTCGTCGCGCCGAACCGGAACAGCATGCACGGCAGCGCGAAGTACAGTACGAAGCCGTTCAGGCCGGGGATCGCGGAGGGCGGCATCATGCCGCGCCGCGTCGCGAGGTAGCCGCACAGGACCAGCGCGAAGAACGGAAAGGTGATGCCGAGGATCGCGAGCACGGGCGCGATTGTCGCAAATTCGCCGCCCACCGGAGGGCGCCTCTGCCAGGCGGGAACCGCACGGCCGCAACGCGGCACGCTCCGGACCGGGCGGGCCGCGGTACGCCAGCGGTCGGATGCCGTTGCGCACGCGTCCTCCCCTCGTTTAGGCTCTCGCTCGTCCCGATCCAGCCCGCCGAAACTCCGCCGCCACGAGACCCATGATCACGATTCCCAAGCCGACCGCCGCAGTCACGTACGCAGCGACTTTCATGGCGTTCGTCGCTCTCGCCTTCGCCATGCCCGTCCGGGCGCAGGCCCCGGAAGTCATCACGAGCTTCGCGTCCGCCCAGGGCAACGGCAGCTACGCGTTCGCGAGTTCGACGCCGAAGACGCTGCTGGAACTCTTCGGCGGCAAGGCGCCGAAGGACGTGAACATCGTCGGCCACCTGTTCCTGCCTTCCGGAACGGATCGCGCGCCCGCCGTCGTCCTCGTGCACGGTTCGGGCGGCGTCTACCCGGCGTACCTCGACTACTGGCCGAAGAGGCTCAACGCCGCGGGGTTCGCGGTGTTCGCGCTCGACCTGTTCGGCCCGCGCGGCGTCTCCAGCACCGCCGACGACCAGACGCTGGTGCCCTCCTCCGCGGACCTCGCCGACGCGTTCAACGCGCTCGCACTCCTGGCGACGCACCCTCGTGTCGATCCGAAACGGATCGCGGTCATGGGATTCTCGCGCGGAGGCGCGGTCGCGTGGCGCTCGTCGCTCGAGCGGGTGATCCGCTCGCAGAAGCTTCCGGACGGGCTGCGGTTCGCCGCGCACGTCCCGGTGTACACCGGAGGGTGCACGGGCTCCCAGCGCGTCGTCGTGAAGCCGGGCGTGTTCGCGAAGGAGCCGATGCTGTTCATCCACGGCGACGCGGACGACTACACGCCGATCGAGCCCTGCAAGTCCTTCGCCGACGAAATCCGCCAGGCCGGCACGCCGGTCGAGTTCGTCGTCATACCCGGCGCCCACCACAAGTTCGACGCGGACGACCTGCGGCGCCACTACAACCGCTCGGTCGTCCGCTCCAAGGCCGACTGCCCGATCCGCGTCGACATCGACACCTTCGCCGCGTACGACAGCCGGTCGGGCGCGCGCCTGCAGGGCGACGCCTACCGCGACATGGTGAAGGAGTGTGCGGCGCAGGGCGCGAACACCGAGGGCAACCACCGCGCGCGCGACAAGGCCGCCGACGCCGCGGTCGCGTTCCTGAAGCAGACGCTGGCGCGCTGACCGGCGTCCCGATGCCGGTCCCGCGTCAGGCCGCCGGCGGGCGCGTGGCGAACATCGAGTCGCGACCGCCGAACCACGCGAACCAGGCCGCGGCGTTCGGGTGCCGGTCGCGCCATTCGAGCGACGCGAACCGGAGGTCGAGGTAGCCCAGCGCGCAGGCGAACGCGATGGTGCCGATGTCGACGCGGTCGCCGAACCCGGTGGCGCGACGCTCGAGGTCGGCCAAACCGCACGCGACCTTGTCGAGCTGGCCCTCGATCCAGGGGCCCCAGCGCATCGCCTCGGGGCGCGCGGTCGTCTCGTAGCGTGTCAGCAGCGCGGCGTCGGTCATGCCGTCCGCAATCGACTGTTCGACCAGCGCATTGAAGCGGGCCGGGGCGTCCGGCGGGAAGATCTCTCCGTCGGCGAGCAGGTTCAGGTACTCGCAGATGACGCGACTGTCGTGCAGCACGGTGCCGTCGTCGGCGACGAGCGTGGGCACCTGCGCGAGCGGATTGAGCGGAACGAGCGTGCGGTCGCGCTCCACCGGATGGGCCTTCGCCGCGACCGTTTCGATGCGATCGCGCAGCCCGAGTTCATGCGCGCAGACCAGGCACTTGCGTGCGAACGGCGACGTGGCGGCGTAGTAGAGCTTCAACGGACCCTCCCCGGAGTTCAGCCGGCAGGAATGGCGCGCACCGACAGCACGCCGCCGATCGAGGCGATCGCGCCGATCGTGGCCTCGCCCGGGGCGCTGTCGGTGTCGACCAGCGTGTAGGCCATCTCGCCGCGCGAGCGGTTGACCATGTTGTGGATGTTGAGCCCGGCGCCGGCCAGCGTCGAGCTGATCTGGCCCAGCATGTTCGGGACGTTCGCGTTGGCGATCGCGATCCGGTGCGGCGCCTCGCGCTCCATCTCGACGTTCGGGAAGTTGACCGAGTTCGCGATCGTCCCGTGCTCGAGGAACTCGCGGATCTGGTCGACGACCATCGCGGCGGAGTTGTCCTCGGCCTCCGCGGTCGATGCCCCGAGGTGCGGCAGCGCGACGACGCCCCGCTCCCCGATCAGCTTCGCGGTCGGGAAGTCGGTGAAATAGGCGCGCAGTCGCGAGGCACGCAACGCCGCGATCGCGGCGTCCTCGTCGACGATCGCGTCGCGGGAGAAGTTGAGGAGCGTCATCCCGGGCTTCGCGAGCGCGAGGCGGCGCGCGTCGACCAGGTGGCGCGTCACCGGCAACAGCGGGACGTGCAGGGTGACGAAGTCCGCCGACTTCATCACTTCGTCGATCGAGTGCGCCTTGCGCACCGACGCGGGCAGGCGCCAGGCGGCGTCGACGGTGATCTCGGGGTCGAAGCCGATGACCTTCATCCCGAGCCGGATCGCGACGTCGGCCACCAGGCCGCCGATCGCCCCCAGGCCCACGATGCCGAGCGTGCGCTGCGGCAGCTCGACGCCCGCGTACGCCTTCTTGCCTTCCTCGATGCGCGCCTCGAGGTCCGGCGCGCCGCGGTCGAGACTCTCGACGTAGCGGATCGCCGGCACCAGGTTGCGCGCCGCCATCAGGATCGCGGTCAGCACGAGTTCCTTCACCGCATTGGCGTTGGCGCCCGGCGCGTTGAACACCGGCACGCCGCGCGCCGACAGCGCCGCGACCGGGATGTTGTTGGTGCCCGCGCCCGCGCGCCCGACCGCCTTGACGCTCGGCGGAATCGCCATCGCGTGCATGTCGTGCGAGCGAACGAGGATCGCGTCGGGATGCTCGACGGCCTTGCCGACCGTGTAGCGGTCGGCGGGAAAGCGCGCGAGGCCCTGCGACGAGATCGCGTTGATCGTGAGGATCCGGTGCATCGCGCTTCAGCCGTGGCGGCGCTCGAAGTCCTTCATGTAGTCGGCCAGCGCCTGCACGCCCTCGATCGGCATCGCGTTGTAGATCGACGCCCGGATGCCCCCGACCGCGCGATGGCCCTTCAACTGGATCATGCCGCGTTCCTCCGCGCCCTTCAGGAAGGCCGCGTCGAGCTTCTCGTCGGGAAGGCGGAACGGCACGTTCATCCGCGAGCGGTCGGACTTCCGCACCGGAGTACGATAGAACCCGCTCGCGTCCAGCACGTCGTAGAGGAGCTTCGCCTTCGCGATGTTCTTGCGCTCGATCGCGGGCAAACCGCCCTGGGCGAGCAGCCACTCGAACACGAGCCCCGCGATGTAGATCGCCCAGGTCGGCGGCGTGTTGAGCATCGAGTCGGCCTCGGCCTGCTCCTTCCAGTGGAACGCGGAGGGGCAGATCGGCAGCGCGCGGTCGAGGAGGTCGTCCCGCACGATGACGACCGTCAGGCCCGCGGGCCCCATGTTCTTCTGGGCGCCGCCGTAGATGACCCCGTAGCGGGCGACGTCGACCGGGCGCGAGAGGAGGTGCGACGACATGTCGGCGACGAGCGGCACCGCGCCGGTATCCGGCGTGAACGGGTACTCGACGCCGCCGATCGTCTCGTTGGTGCATACGTGCACATAGGCGGCCGACGGATCGAGCTTCCAGGTCTCGCGCGCGGGCACGCAGGTGAAACCCTCGGCTTCCGACGAAGCGGCGATGTTGACCGTCGCGTAGCGCTTCGCCTCCTTGATCGACTTCTTCGACCACTCGCCGGTGTTCACGAAGTCGATGCTCGTGCGCCCCCCGAGGAGGTTCATCGGGACGATGGCGTTCTCGCCGATCGCGCCGCCCTGCAGGAACAGGACCTTGTAGTTCGCGGGGATCGCGAGCAGCGTGCGCAGGTCGGCTTCGGCCTTGGCGGCGATCTCGATGAACTCCTCGCCGCGGTGGCTCATCTCCATCACCGACATGCCGCTGCCGCGCCAGTCGAGCATTTCCGCGGCGGCCTGGCGCAGCACCGGTTCGGGGAGCACGGCGGGGCCGGCGCTGAAGTTGTGGATGCGCATGGGAGGCGAGCGAATTCCGGAAGCGCCGATTGTATCGGAAGGGGTCATGCCTCCCGTTCGGACACGCGAGAATCGGGCCGCCGGATGCGCCCGCCTCGACCTACCTGCGGCGGTCGCGGCCCCGGGACGAGTACCAGCGCTTCTTCGCCTCGTACATGCGTTCGTCGGCCCGGGAGAGCGTCGTCTCGATGCGCTCGCCCTCGTGCCAGACGGCTGCGCCCAGCGCGAACTCGAGTCGCGCGCCCTGGTAGTACTGGTTGTTGAGGTCCACGAG is part of the Burkholderiales bacterium genome and harbors:
- a CDS encoding dienelactone hydrolase family protein; this translates as MITIPKPTAAVTYAATFMAFVALAFAMPVRAQAPEVITSFASAQGNGSYAFASSTPKTLLELFGGKAPKDVNIVGHLFLPSGTDRAPAVVLVHGSGGVYPAYLDYWPKRLNAAGFAVFALDLFGPRGVSSTADDQTLVPSSADLADAFNALALLATHPRVDPKRIAVMGFSRGGAVAWRSSLERVIRSQKLPDGLRFAAHVPVYTGGCTGSQRVVVKPGVFAKEPMLFIHGDADDYTPIEPCKSFADEIRQAGTPVEFVVIPGAHHKFDADDLRRHYNRSVVRSKADCPIRVDIDTFAAYDSRSGARLQGDAYRDMVKECAAQGANTEGNHRARDKAADAAVAFLKQTLAR
- a CDS encoding glutathione S-transferase; this encodes MKLYYAATSPFARKCLVCAHELGLRDRIETVAAKAHPVERDRTLVPLNPLAQVPTLVADDGTVLHDSRVICEYLNLLADGEIFPPDAPARFNALVEQSIADGMTDAALLTRYETTARPEAMRWGPWIEGQLDKVACGLADLERRATGFGDRVDIGTIAFACALGYLDLRFASLEWRDRHPNAAAWFAWFGGRDSMFATRPPAA
- a CDS encoding phosphoglycerate dehydrogenase; the encoded protein is MHRILTINAISSQGLARFPADRYTVGKAVEHPDAILVRSHDMHAMAIPPSVKAVGRAGAGTNNIPVAALSARGVPVFNAPGANANAVKELVLTAILMAARNLVPAIRYVESLDRGAPDLEARIEEGKKAYAGVELPQRTLGIVGLGAIGGLVADVAIRLGMKVIGFDPEITVDAAWRLPASVRKAHSIDEVMKSADFVTLHVPLLPVTRHLVDARRLALAKPGMTLLNFSRDAIVDEDAAIAALRASRLRAYFTDFPTAKLIGERGVVALPHLGASTAEAEDNSAAMVVDQIREFLEHGTIANSVNFPNVEMEREAPHRIAIANANVPNMLGQISSTLAGAGLNIHNMVNRSRGEMAYTLVDTDSAPGEATIGAIASIGGVLSVRAIPAG
- the serC gene encoding 3-phosphoserine/phosphohydroxythreonine transaminase, translating into MRIHNFSAGPAVLPEPVLRQAAAEMLDWRGSGMSVMEMSHRGEEFIEIAAKAEADLRTLLAIPANYKVLFLQGGAIGENAIVPMNLLGGRTSIDFVNTGEWSKKSIKEAKRYATVNIAASSEAEGFTCVPARETWKLDPSAAYVHVCTNETIGGVEYPFTPDTGAVPLVADMSSHLLSRPVDVARYGVIYGGAQKNMGPAGLTVVIVRDDLLDRALPICPSAFHWKEQAEADSMLNTPPTWAIYIAGLVFEWLLAQGGLPAIERKNIAKAKLLYDVLDASGFYRTPVRKSDRSRMNVPFRLPDEKLDAAFLKGAEERGMIQLKGHRAVGGIRASIYNAMPIEGVQALADYMKDFERRHG
- a CDS encoding restriction endonuclease, whose translation is MQWKMNENSLFAILLRSPWWISAAIVAGLCGLALAVLPATWRAVGLFSGAPFLVIAVIALSRQLRAPSAKRVGATLDAVRAMSWSAFADALQQGFRRDGYEVSRIDAAAADFEIAKEGRRSVVSGRRWKAARTGLAPLEELVALREARDAREAIYVLGGELSDPARAFAAKERITLLAGAELAKLLPDAGQTPRIRPAR
- a CDS encoding AEC family transporter encodes the protein MLAILGITFPFFALVLCGYLATRRGMMPPSAIPGLNGFVLYFALPCMLFRFGATTPILRDLTVGLAAVYLGCAAVMVAFTVAVTISPRIGWNDAAFGALVAAFPNTGYMGVPLLVALLGEAAAGPAMATILIDLLFTSSVCIALSQLGGAGDGGSGGALRAALKGMVVNPLPWAILSGVAVYASGVVLPGPVMQTVALLADAASPAALFTIGAVLARSQMEVHRPTPWAEFVPVALLKLVVHPLLVLAIGSSAIDLGVPLDRFALGVIVLVAALPSASNVAMLAERFCADNGRIARIILVSTAFAFLTFFAAVALLAGAR